A window of the Candidatus Omnitrophota bacterium genome harbors these coding sequences:
- the tyrS gene encoding tyrosine--tRNA ligase: MDILKQLQIIKRGAVEIISEVELNKKLEESIKDKRPLVIKAGFDPTAPDIHLGHTVLLRKLRQFQDLGHKVVFLIGDFTARIGDPTGRNELRKQMTPEEVVKNAETYSSQIAKILDMKTLKTVFNSEWFDKMHGLEFGQLLTHYTATRMLERNDFTQRMKEKKPIYMSEFIYPILQGYDSVVLKADIELGGTDQKFNLLVGRELQKDFKQPEQIVITMPLLEGTDGIQKMSKSYGNYIGINESSKEMFGKIMSLSDSLMMKYFELLTDCDLDEIKKMHPKEAKMKLAGEIITCYHSKEEAEKARSEFERVFAQKETPQEIIEYRSDGKKAIISILTESGLVSSGNEARRLLKQGAVFFDNLKIEKDSFVPTHSGVLKAGSRRFLKVVV, encoded by the coding sequence ATGGATATCTTGAAGCAACTTCAAATAATTAAACGCGGCGCAGTTGAAATTATTTCAGAAGTTGAGTTAAATAAGAAATTGGAAGAGAGCATAAAGGATAAACGCCCGCTTGTTATTAAAGCCGGGTTTGACCCTACTGCTCCGGATATTCATTTGGGACATACTGTTCTTTTAAGAAAATTGCGGCAATTCCAAGATTTGGGGCATAAGGTTGTATTTTTAATTGGGGATTTTACCGCACGCATTGGAGATCCCACCGGCAGAAACGAATTGCGAAAGCAAATGACTCCGGAAGAAGTGGTTAAAAATGCCGAAACTTACAGTAGTCAGATAGCCAAAATCCTTGATATGAAGACTTTAAAAACAGTATTTAACAGTGAATGGTTTGATAAAATGCATGGCCTTGAGTTTGGCCAACTGCTTACTCATTATACAGCTACGAGGATGCTTGAACGAAATGATTTTACTCAAAGAATGAAGGAGAAAAAGCCGATTTATATGTCAGAATTTATTTACCCAATTCTACAGGGCTATGATTCGGTAGTGCTAAAAGCTGATATAGAATTAGGGGGAACTGACCAGAAGTTTAATTTGCTTGTAGGCAGGGAATTACAAAAAGATTTTAAACAGCCTGAACAAATTGTAATTACAATGCCTCTTTTGGAAGGAACCGATGGAATCCAGAAAATGAGTAAGTCATATGGAAATTATATCGGTATAAACGAAAGCAGCAAAGAGATGTTTGGTAAAATAATGTCTCTTTCCGATTCACTAATGATGAAATATTTTGAATTATTAACTGACTGTGACCTTGATGAAATAAAGAAGATGCATCCGAAAGAAGCTAAGATGAAATTGGCCGGAGAAATTATAACTTGTTATCATTCCAAGGAAGAGGCCGAAAAAGCGCGGTCAGAGTTTGAGCGCGTATTTGCCCAAAAAGAGACACCTCAAGAGATTATTGAGTATAGGAGTGACGGAAAGAAGGCAATTATTTCCATCTTGACTGAAAGCGGCTTGGTTTCAAGTGGTAATGAAGCTCGCAGGCTTTTAAAACAAGGAGCGGTTTTCTTTGATAATCTTAAAATTGAAAAAGATAGCTTTGTTCCTACGCATAGCGGCGTTTTAAAGGCCGGCTCTAGAAGGTTCCTGAAAGTTGTAGTTTAA
- a CDS encoding phosphoglucomutase/phosphomannomutase family protein, whose translation MPDNIEIKFGTDGWRAVIADTYTFKNLEIVSQAVADYLGFGKKVAVGFDTRFMSSNFAGITAKVLSNNGIEVFLSDRPVPTPNLSLIVKLKKLDLGVMITASHNPAEYNGFKIKNSSGGAASLEVTKDVENRLGKTPVKGENDQSTKIHVEDFTRDYVKFIRSYIDLKKIKSKKFKVLVDSMYGSGDSFFAQILKDTNIKLEFMRNTINPSFGGRRPEPVEENLEELKLRVKKEKFDLGIALDGDADRIAAVAPGGVFIHPQKILGLLALHLNQDRLWSGGIVKTICGTTMIDNIAKFLNVKLYETPVGFKYISNLMETEDIVAGGEEAGGMGVKGYIPERDGTVAGLLLLEMMSYRNKDILKILNETEKKFGKYYYVRADFHLEKRVEPKKEDLPKELLGKRVVEIKDYDGIKLICEDKSWLMFRGSGTEPIMRTYAEASSLERAKKLLNLGKDLMLNK comes from the coding sequence ATGCCGGATAACATTGAAATTAAATTTGGGACTGATGGTTGGAGAGCGGTTATAGCAGATACCTATACTTTTAAAAACCTCGAGATTGTTTCTCAGGCGGTTGCTGATTATTTAGGCTTTGGCAAGAAAGTCGCCGTAGGTTTTGATACGCGTTTTATGTCGAGTAACTTCGCAGGCATAACAGCAAAAGTTTTAAGTAACAATGGAATTGAAGTTTTTCTTTCAGACAGGCCAGTTCCAACTCCGAATTTAAGTTTAATAGTAAAATTAAAGAAACTTGATTTAGGGGTTATGATCACCGCATCCCACAATCCGGCCGAATATAATGGCTTTAAGATAAAGAATTCATCGGGAGGCGCTGCCAGCCTTGAGGTGACAAAAGATGTGGAAAACCGCTTAGGGAAAACTCCTGTGAAAGGGGAAAATGACCAATCTACAAAAATTCATGTGGAAGATTTTACGCGTGATTATGTAAAATTTATTCGTTCTTATATTGATTTAAAGAAGATTAAAAGCAAGAAATTTAAGGTTTTGGTTGATTCCATGTATGGCTCAGGAGATAGTTTTTTTGCTCAGATATTAAAGGATACAAATATAAAATTGGAATTTATGCGTAACACTATAAATCCATCTTTTGGCGGAAGGCGTCCGGAGCCTGTTGAAGAGAATTTGGAAGAATTGAAATTAAGAGTAAAAAAAGAAAAATTTGATTTAGGTATTGCGCTTGACGGCGATGCTGACAGGATTGCTGCTGTTGCTCCCGGAGGAGTATTTATTCATCCGCAAAAAATCTTAGGGCTTCTGGCGCTTCATCTTAATCAAGATAGGCTCTGGTCAGGCGGGATAGTAAAAACAATCTGCGGCACAACCATGATTGATAATATCGCGAAGTTTTTGAACGTAAAATTATATGAGACTCCTGTTGGTTTTAAGTATATTTCAAATCTAATGGAAACTGAGGATATTGTTGCCGGAGGGGAAGAAGCAGGAGGAATGGGGGTTAAGGGTTATATTCCTGAACGAGATGGAACAGTTGCCGGATTGTTGCTGCTTGAAATGATGTCATATCGCAATAAAGATATTTTAAAAATTTTGAACGAAACGGAAAAGAAATTCGGAAAGTATTATTATGTCCGGGCGGATTTTCATCTTGAAAAACGCGTTGAGCCGAAAAAAGAAGATTTACCGAAAGAATTATTGGGCAAGAGAGTTGTTGAGATAAAAGATTATGATGGGATAAAGCTAATTTGTGAAGATAAAAGCTGGTTAATGTTTAGAGGATCAGGTACTGAGCCGATTATGCGAACTTACGCAGAGGCTTCCTCGTTAGAACGCGCAAAAAAACTACTTAACCTCGGCAAAGATCTCATGTTAAATAAATGA
- a CDS encoding lysophospholipid acyltransferase family protein: protein MMYWFCKFLAKFLLKCFFGFKQTGLENIPKKGGFILASNHVSHMDPIVLSAACPRMINFMAKKELFTGFLFSRWLFSLRAFPVNRNAADIGAIREAFRRVKAGQGLLLFPEGRRNEGDSIGKPEEGVGFLAAKLKVPVVPAYVQGTKDALPKGSTALKFSKVSVRFGKQIIIEGDMPYQEIAGMIMVNIKNISC, encoded by the coding sequence ATGATGTATTGGTTTTGCAAATTTCTGGCCAAGTTTCTTCTAAAATGTTTTTTTGGTTTTAAGCAAACTGGTTTAGAAAATATCCCAAAGAAGGGTGGATTTATTTTAGCCAGTAATCATGTTAGCCACATGGATCCGATTGTTTTATCGGCTGCCTGTCCGCGCATGATTAATTTTATGGCAAAAAAAGAATTATTTACCGGTTTTTTATTTAGCCGCTGGCTTTTTTCCTTAAGGGCATTTCCGGTTAATAGAAATGCTGCTGATATCGGGGCTATTAGAGAGGCGTTCAGGCGCGTTAAGGCAGGACAAGGATTACTTTTATTTCCCGAGGGAAGGCGTAATGAGGGAGATTCCATAGGTAAGCCAGAAGAAGGAGTAGGATTTTTGGCAGCTAAGCTTAAGGTTCCGGTTGTGCCAGCATATGTCCAAGGCACAAAGGATGCTTTGCCAAAAGGTTCGACAGCGTTAAAGTTTTCTAAAGTATCTGTAAGATTCGGCAAACAAATTATAATTGAAGGAGATATGCCTTATCAGGAGATTGCTGGGATGATAATGGTAAATATTAAAAATATTTCATGTTAA
- a CDS encoding oligosaccharide flippase family protein translates to MLRRFNKLDVFTRNILVVFAGTTSVNFINFLFQLLIAHKLTPENFAAFNSLVALFIIISFAFGTIQTVIAKYAAEFSAAGSLNKVKFFYSDLLKKTSVIVLVTQVITLIFFPRLFTALKINSPLTCVAFSVIFSTMWFLPVFLGFIQGFELFKEQSVVTIIGGLLKLVLGFALVSLGFNVAGAMIALLISQIICFIIFFFFLKEFLIFKADHLDINYKEMFIFSLPVLVCTFSYSILIGSDMILVKYFFSPQDSGTYSLAQMVGKVFLFLPSAITIAMFPRINKLNAQKMDTLRTLKKSIFYMSVLCGFAFVCYFMAPSFFFKILTGKVNSESILLGKLFSFSMTLYSLVMVMMCYFFSLKDFRFMKYLVMLTFLQTFGIIFFHANLLMVQFILCASSFMLFLILLLLLRKKV, encoded by the coding sequence ATGCTTCGCAGGTTTAATAAACTAGATGTTTTTACCAGAAATATCTTAGTTGTTTTCGCCGGTACAACCTCAGTAAACTTCATTAATTTCCTCTTTCAACTGCTTATAGCTCATAAGCTTACCCCTGAAAATTTTGCTGCTTTTAATTCCCTGGTTGCGCTTTTTATTATAATTTCATTTGCCTTTGGAACAATACAGACTGTTATTGCTAAGTACGCCGCGGAATTTAGTGCCGCAGGGAGCTTGAATAAAGTTAAGTTTTTTTATTCTGATTTATTAAAGAAAACATCCGTTATTGTTCTTGTTACTCAGGTAATTACTCTGATTTTTTTCCCCCGTTTATTTACTGCTTTGAAAATTAATTCTCCGCTTACTTGTGTTGCATTTTCAGTAATTTTCTCAACAATGTGGTTTCTGCCTGTTTTTTTAGGATTCATCCAGGGTTTTGAGCTTTTTAAAGAACAGTCGGTAGTTACTATTATCGGAGGTTTATTAAAGCTTGTTTTGGGATTTGCTTTAGTTTCTTTGGGTTTTAATGTTGCAGGGGCAATGATTGCATTGCTGATCTCGCAAATTATTTGCTTTATTATTTTCTTTTTCTTCTTAAAAGAATTTCTAATCTTTAAAGCTGACCACTTAGATATTAATTATAAGGAAATGTTTATTTTTTCCCTCCCCGTCTTAGTTTGCACTTTTAGCTATTCTATCCTTATTGGCTCTGATATGATACTTGTCAAATATTTTTTCTCACCTCAGGATTCTGGAACATATTCTTTGGCTCAAATGGTGGGAAAAGTATTTTTATTCCTTCCCTCGGCGATAACTATTGCCATGTTTCCAAGAATTAATAAACTTAATGCCCAAAAAATGGATACCCTTAGAACTTTAAAAAAATCAATATTTTATATGTCTGTTTTATGTGGGTTTGCTTTTGTTTGCTATTTTATGGCACCAAGTTTTTTCTTTAAAATTTTAACAGGGAAAGTTAATTCGGAATCAATATTGCTTGGAAAATTGTTTAGTTTTTCAATGACATTATATTCTCTTGTTATGGTTATGATGTGTTACTTTTTCTCTTTAAAGGATTTCCGTTTTATGAAGTATCTTGTTATGCTTACATTTCTTCAGACGTTCGGAATAATTTTCTTTCATGCAAAC
- a CDS encoding 30S ribosomal protein S1 produces MVDTRAELEKLYNQSIKIVNEGQVVQGKIVSIKQKEVLVDIGFKSEGVIPIDEFSQLDLEVGKEMDFFVDSIENDAGVLVLSREKAIRIQGWDKIVKYSQDGDLTEGRPVKKVKGGFLVDVMGIEGFLPSSLSAFKNVLEKDIMYKPFKFKIVKVNNLRRSIILSRREAVQKDKEVAKEKIWGELKVGSVCPGTVKAITDFGAFVDLGGVDGLLHITDMSWSKISHPSEIVALGDKVEVMILNLDKDSGKVSLGLKQRFPDPWQDIEKRFSLGAKIKGKVVNILPYGVFVELEKGIEGLIHVSEISWTKRINNPGEMFAVGDMVETQVLSVDKDARRISLSLKQLEQNPWLEAESKYPVGTKVSGKIRGFTEYGAFVELDSNLEGMIHVSDISWTKRVAHPQDCLKKGQKVDVVVLSVDSQNRRISLGLKQLQPNPWVEIASKYPLDTMLEAEVVSITDFGVFVKIEDELEGLVYASEIDKDEVSKLKPQDKIKVKVIKVDVEQAKIGLTAKV; encoded by the coding sequence ATGGTAGATACAAGAGCAGAGCTTGAAAAACTGTACAATCAGAGCATTAAGATTGTTAATGAGGGACAGGTTGTCCAAGGAAAAATTGTTTCAATTAAACAAAAAGAAGTTTTGGTTGATATTGGTTTTAAATCAGAAGGAGTTATTCCTATTGATGAGTTTAGCCAGTTGGATTTAGAAGTTGGCAAAGAAATGGATTTCTTTGTTGACTCTATAGAGAATGATGCGGGCGTGCTTGTATTATCCCGTGAAAAGGCAATTCGTATCCAGGGTTGGGATAAAATTGTAAAATATTCCCAAGACGGAGATCTTACTGAGGGTAGGCCTGTTAAGAAAGTTAAGGGTGGTTTCCTTGTTGATGTTATGGGAATTGAAGGCTTCCTGCCTTCTTCGCTCTCGGCTTTTAAGAATGTCCTTGAGAAAGATATAATGTATAAGCCTTTTAAGTTTAAAATAGTAAAAGTTAATAACTTAAGGCGCAGTATTATATTAAGCCGAAGGGAAGCTGTTCAGAAAGATAAGGAAGTTGCGAAGGAAAAAATATGGGGAGAGCTTAAGGTAGGAAGTGTTTGCCCGGGAACAGTAAAAGCAATTACCGACTTTGGAGCTTTTGTTGATTTAGGCGGAGTTGACGGGTTGTTGCATATAACTGATATGTCATGGTCAAAAATCAGCCATCCTTCGGAAATCGTTGCTTTAGGAGACAAAGTTGAAGTAATGATTTTAAATCTGGATAAAGATTCCGGGAAGGTTTCGCTTGGCCTTAAGCAAAGATTCCCTGATCCTTGGCAGGATATTGAAAAAAGATTCAGCCTTGGAGCAAAAATAAAAGGTAAGGTAGTCAATATTTTGCCTTACGGTGTTTTTGTGGAATTGGAAAAAGGGATTGAAGGCCTGATTCACGTGTCTGAGATTTCCTGGACCAAAAGGATAAATAATCCCGGTGAGATGTTTGCCGTCGGAGATATGGTTGAGACGCAGGTGTTAAGCGTTGATAAGGATGCGCGCAGGATATCCTTAAGCTTAAAACAGCTTGAGCAAAATCCTTGGCTTGAAGCAGAATCCAAGTATCCTGTTGGCACAAAGGTTTCGGGGAAAATCCGGGGATTTACCGAATATGGAGCTTTTGTTGAGCTTGATAGCAATCTTGAAGGTATGATTCATGTTTCAGATATTTCATGGACAAAAAGAGTTGCTCATCCTCAGGATTGTTTAAAGAAAGGCCAGAAAGTAGATGTGGTTGTGCTTTCTGTTGACAGCCAGAATAGGCGCATTTCGTTAGGTTTAAAACAATTGCAGCCTAATCCTTGGGTTGAAATTGCTTCTAAGTATCCTTTGGATACTATGTTAGAAGCCGAGGTTGTGAGTATTACTGATTTTGGCGTGTTTGTGAAGATTGAAGATGAGCTTGAGGGTTTAGTCTATGCAAGCGAAATTGATAAAGATGAGGTTTCAAAATTAAAACCTCAGGACAAAATAAAGGTTAAGGTTATAAAAGTTGATGTGGAACAGGCAAAGATTGGCTTAACCGCTAAAGTCTAA